The Oryza glaberrima chromosome 9, OglaRS2, whole genome shotgun sequence genome includes a window with the following:
- the LOC127785424 gene encoding oleosin 16 kDa-like → MASGGGGIGEHYMRVIRGDDGYDDGGGQHQEKPGAAVSVAKGVAAAAAAGSMLSLAGLTATGTVVALIVATPLLVLFSPVLVPAAFAASVLAAGLASSGALGAAAVGVLAWMYRYLQSPSGEHAPAGAGKVEHARALLDAKAHDVGDWVQHRLDQART, encoded by the coding sequence ATGGccagcggtggaggcggcaTCGGAGAACACTACATGCGGGTGatccgcggcgacgacgggtacgacgacggcggcggccagcacCAGGAGAAGCCGGGGGCGGCCGTGTCcgtggcgaagggcgtggcagcggcggcggcggcggggtcgatgCTGTCGCTGGCGGGGCtgacggcgacggggacggtGGTGGCGCTGATCGTGGCGACGCCGCTGCTGGTGCTCTTCAGCCCCGTGCTGGTGCCGGCCGCGTTCGCGGCGTCGGTGCTGGCGGCCGGGCTCGCGTCCTCCGGCGCgctcggcgccgcggcggtgggcgtGCTGGCGTGGATGTACCGGTACCTGCAGTCGCCGTCCGGCGAGCAcgcgcccgccggcgccggcaaggTGGAGCACGCCCGCGCGCTGCTCGACGCCAAGGCGCACGACGTCGGGGACTGGGTCCAGCACCGCCTCGACCAGGCGCGCACCTAG